From the genome of Drosophila melanogaster chromosome 2L, one region includes:
- the CG31957 gene encoding uncharacterized protein, isoform B produces the protein MHRSHPSISRRKHLMKEMMEDDYALPTETQQIARVISSRGNNLHEVETVDETFLVSMPNKFRKSMWVKRGDFLLVEPIEEGDKVKAEICKILTPEHIKEYTKAAIWPDKFTKKPVQEEATSQNKDDSDFEDDLLPNTNRPVNRDSSDEEEDEETSSEED, from the exons ATGCACCGATCACACCCGAGTATCAGTCGTCGCAAGCATCTCATGAAGGAGATGATGGAGGACGACTACGCGCTGCCCACAGAAACTCAGCAGATTGCGCGGGTCATCAGCAGTCGGGGCAACAATCTCCACGAGGTGGAGACCGTGGACGAAACGTTCCTTG TTTCGATGCCCAACAAATTCCGCAAGAGCATGTGGGTGAAACGTGGCGACTTTCTGCTGGTCGAACCGATTGAGGAGGGCGATAAAGTCAAAGCCGAGATTTGCAAAATACTCACACCCGAACATATAAAGGAATACACAAAAGCTGCAATTTGGCCGGATAAATTCACAAAGAAACCTGTACAGGAGGAAGCCACCAGCCAAAACAAAGACGACTCCGATTTCGAGGATGATCTCCTGCCCAATACAAATCGGCCTGTAAATCGCGATTCCTCCGACGAAGAGGAAGATGAGGAAACATCCAGCGAAGAGGACTGA